tattctgtgctataaccattctatgattctatgaacatctgTTCACGGCACAgaaataaagaatgctttaaaaagtgAAATCTGTATTAGTTATGAATCTTTATCACGTTCATTTATGAACAAATTATACATTCCACATGTTCCAAGTTGCAAACCtgccctcccacctccctctcatTTACTAGGTTAATGGGTACAAGTGTCCTTCTGGAGAATTGGTTGTCAGCCACATTTTGCTGTAGTGTGGAGCAAAACATGCTTTTAAATTCATCTAAGTTCTGGTGCTTTACAGAGCAATAtgaagagggaaaaaaaaacaaatactATGAGACTATGACTATTTGTATTGGGGAGAGCACTATTCAGTCTCCACTTGTAATAGTCACATTATAAAATGTAACATGTGTTGGTGACTGATGCCTTTCCTTCTGTTgccgaggtcccaagctctggaattccctgcctaaacctcttctcctttaaaatctacctctttgaccaagcttttggtcatctgccttcatttctccttatatggctcggtatcaaattcttGTCTtaatatgctcctgtgaagcaccttgtgatgttttactatgttaatggtgcgatataaataaaagttgtttgtTTAATATTGTGTGACTTAGTTTAGAGTCCGGAGTTTCTCAAACCGTGACTTGGATCGTCAGGTGATCTATGATACAATATAATTAAATATCGCACTTATAAATATGCCAAACTCAAAAGTTTCCCAATGCAAATTCCTAGGTATTGTGGCAAATTACTTTTTTTTGAAACTACagagaatgtacggcacagaaacaggtcattcggctcaactggtctatgcagttgttcatgctccacacgagtctcctcccaccttacttcatctcaccgtatcagcatatccttctatctctttctccccaatatttatctagcttccccttaaatgtatttatgctattcgcctcaactactccatgtggtagcaacctctacattctaaccattctctgggtaaaaagtttctcctgaattccttccttggatttattagtgaccatcttgtaTTTGAGACCCCTGGTTTTGaattctctctttccaccccccacccacaAAAGTGGAATCATCTCAACATCTAACCTatctcttcatcattttaaagatcttttCAAAGAAGCTAAGTTACAGCCTCAAATCTTAAGGAAGAAAAACAAAGTACCTACCTAATCATTTGCTTCACCGTTTTGTTTGCGAACAAGCGATTTATTTTCTGCATGCAACTACTTTTCTTTTACGCTGCTATGGAACCACTTAATTATTCAGTTCCTGTATCTCCCTCTTGCCAATTTTTTCCTCTCTCCTCCCTGACTGGCACCTTGCTGGGATAAGATTCCATAGGCACCGGTTGCCCTGCTCGCCCAGGCAGGTCGTCATTATTCACATGTAGGCTGGGTCAATGAGTGCCAGTAGGCGATTATGCCTGATCTGCCTCGACCCAACTCAACAAATGCGCACTTTCAGCAAAGGGTGCAGGATAGCAAGGAGGGAAACCTCTGGCCAATTTCCCCCTTCCCCATCCTTACCACAATGATAGAGGTATACTCTGCCCAAGATCCGTCAACTCAATACAAACTAGGATTGAAATCTGGGACTTTCCTACCCGTGGCACTCCGCTGCTCTTGGAAAAATACATTAAGCCATGCTGAGGGAGTAGGCAGTGGTGACTGGCTTCCTAGATCATCCCTTTGAAATTGGCACAAAATATTTCAGGGTGATAAAAAAGGATTCTACCTCCCCATCTGGTACACTTTCGATAAACTGGAACACCAAATGATACAATGTATGATGGTCACAAGATAGGTTCTTTAAAATGAGCCATGCGAGAATTTTCACAAAGCTGCATTACAGCCCGAAAGGGTTATGGTTGCATCAGATAGTCTTCACCACCCTTTGAGCAGAAGGAAATCAGATCATACATTCCGTGTCCAAGACATTTATTGCATGTCACCGCTTCCCACAAAGCAGCTTTATAATTGAATATTTCCTTATAAAGTACTGCATAATCAAACATAATGTGCACAAGAAAGTCAAGACACTTTGCTTAATATCCAAAAGTAATTTTGAGTACATACATAGTAGAAATTATACTACCTGTGCTGCAATGATGATTTAATGCAACACAATACTGGATGAAGGTTTCCCATTAAAAAGACAGGCTTCCCCCTCACCATAAAAGCAGTACCACTTGGTGAAGCACCCAAAAACTATTATATCTTAAAATGAGAGATACTTCTGATTATAGCGCTTtgcttaaaataattttaaaagcttttttttttaaaaaaaaagcactaTAATGCCCAAGAATCCCCATTTTAGATTTTAAAAAATCCCTGTAGGTTTGAAAAGGTTCCCATCCGCTTAAACTGGTAGGAAATACTTGGTGGGTGTCATCAGTATCGACCTGGAGAAAGAAAATACACATCACTtcaaaatctgtttttttttaaaataaagtagACTTGCAAGGCAGGGGGGAAATTACAGGCAACAACACTTACGTGGGGTGTAAGAACGAGATCGAGATCTGTATCTGCTGTAACAGGGTGAAGTTGAACGTTTTCTAGGAAGAACACAAACGTTTTACTTTATAAATCCAGAATATAACCAGCAATTTGATTACTATCAGCACACAACCTCACTTCCTACAAACACCAAACAGGCAGGCAAGCTAAAGAAACATCTGCCCACATCCATTTTATTTAGAAATTTACAACAGAAGATATCCAGTTGTTGCTGCAATGTTACAATACAAATTGTATGAAAATGAACTTTACCATGCAAATGTGACTGCTTCACTTTCCCTCATAATTCAGCAAGCTGGTTTGATTCCAGGTGAAAATTTGTGTTTAATTTCCAAGTTACAGTTGTGCAATGCCAATTTGAAGGTTAAAGTGAGTATTTCTGACATGCAGCCAGAGGTCCACCTAATAATTATGAAATTAAAATTGATCTCTATGGCATCATGTTCCACTTTCGGCTTTTGGAAGAATGAGTCACAATGATCAATTTCAACAACAATCAGCTGCATTTatatggtagaaacatagaaaataggtgcagaagtaggccattcggcccttcgagcctgcaccgccattcaatatcatatggctgatcattccctcagtacccctttcctgctttctctccataccccttgatctctttagccgtaagagccatatctaactccctcttgaatatatccaatgaactggcatcaacaactctctgcagcagagaattctacaggttaacaactccgtgaagaagtttctcctcacctcagtactaaatggcctttaATGTACACACCTTTAATGTAGAACAAAGCTCAAGGCACTTCATAGAAGTGCAATTAGACAAAAAATATGACTGAGCCAAAGGAAGAGATATTACGAGGGGGTTAATAAAAGATTGATAAACGAGCTGGCTTTTAAGTTCGATCTTAAAGGATGTGGGGAAGGTAAATTGCGGAAGGATTTAAGAAGGGAATTTCAGAGTATAGAGAATGCCAGAGTGTGGGGCCTAGACCGCTGAAGACAATGGTACCAATGGTGGGTCAAGGGGAGGAAGGGGATGAAAAGGCCAAAGTGGGAAGGACAGAGGAAGTGTGGGGAGCTGCAAGGCTACAGGAAGTTAGAGGTATGAGGGGAGtgccaaggccatgaagggatttaaatacaaggatgaaAACTTTAAATTGAAAGCACTGGGGACCAAGAACCAATGGAGatcagcaataacttgcatttatataaaactaCAAGGAGTGTAGTTACTACAAGGAGTGTAGTTACCAAAATTATtaccaaaatctgaccgagcaaTGCAAgataaccaaaaacttggtcagagataggttttaatgGACATCttaaaaagagagcgagagagaggaagagacagcaAGGACAGGGGTGAGTGTAATGGTGCAGAatgggatatgggcagcagagtttaggaTAAGCTGAGATTTATTGAGCGTGGAGGGTAGGAGGTTGGCCGGAATAGCATTGGTATTTGAGGCTGGAAGTGACAAAGGCACGGATGACAACCGTTGAGAAAGTCCTACTAAAATCTAATGATCCAATTAATTCACTCTTTTCCCTTCAAATTAAGATTTGAGAAGAACAATAGGCATATGTAAAGCACCTTTAACTTGGTAAATGCTCCAAAGTGCTTTACCAAAGGGATGGGGGAAGTCAGGCACAAGATGGAATTAGAAGAAGGGTTGAAGGAATTTACCAAACGCAACAACAAAGAAAGTTTTCAGGAGGCTTTAAGGCGGGGAGAGATTCAGCAAGGCTTAGGAAGAGAATTCAACagtggagcagagggagggacgcAGCCAGAATCAGAATAGTGGAAGGCATGCGCTGGAATGTCAAAACTAGTGACAATAATGTCCATGAACAGACCATATCTAGTTTGAATCAAGCATTACCTGTAGCTGCAATCCCGCTCATCGTATCGGTCACTGTAAGAGTCATTGTAATGGGAAGAACCAACACTGCTGTAAAATGTCACAAAATGGGGACATGCGCCCAATTCAATATGCAACTGCTATAAAAGTAAAGCACTGCGCAAAAAATAGGTACGACATGAAAAAAGACAGCACTCACGTTGTCGGTCTGCCCATGTAGATTCCTGGCGTTGGAGTGTGGGGTCGTTTTGTAATGGAATAATCTACCCTAATGCGTCGGCCATCAAGTTCCATCCCATTCGCAAGTTCCTTTGCCTGTAGAGGAGAAACTAAGCATTACTTGGTGCAGTTATTCACAATGTTGTGCtttgcaacaacaacaaaacaaatcAAGTGTAGATCTCAATGATTAACTGAAAAACTTGCAACTTTCACAGAAGTAATGTGGCTGGAGTTGATCCATGTAATGTAAGGCGTGCTCACTCCGTAACTGGGAAGAAGTGGTGTGAAACGCTTTCGGTGTTTGGATCCAACTTTGCATAGACTaacttcagtgcaatcacatcagaTTAAAAAATGCTCATGCTGGCCACTTTACAAATTTACCTGGCGTTGACTTAAATGTTTTAGTGTGTGGAGTCTCTACATTCAAATTTTAAACCACTGGGAGTGACATTCTGAACAGGCATATTATTTTGGCATAGAAGAACCGCAGCTGGAGCCAAGGAGTATAACCAGGACATTATCTGGTTGGAATTGATCCTGCAGCCAATATTATGTTAGCATGAAcaacaaaatgctggaaaatgtCGTCAAAACTATCTGAGCTGCATTGTCCTTTATTGTGATATTATTTCTCTATCCAAAAGCACAATCTCAAAGAgctggggcgttatccccggtatcctggccaatatatatccctcaatcaagatcacaaaaataaattatttggtcagtatcacattgctgctgtgggagcttgctgtgcgcaaattggctgccacatttcctacattacaacagtgactacactccaaaagtatttcattggctgtacacGCTTTGAGAcatcgtggtcgtgaaaggcgctatataaatccacatcTTTCCTGCTTTTCCTTTTAGTCCAATTGAAATGCGTAAAATTTGCAGAAAGACATTATTAAAATTAAATTACATGAAAaatgaggcaatataaactaaagcgtacaattctaaagggggtacatgaacagagacctgagggtatatgtgcaatcattgaaggttgcagggcagattgagaaagtggttaaaaatagcatacaagatcctgggcttcatagaggcagagtacaaaagcaaggaagttatgaagaatctttataaaacactggttcggcctcaactggagtattgtgtccaattctgggcaccgcactttaggaaggatgtgaaggcctttcgagagggtgcagaaaagatttacaagaatgattccaaagatgagggactTAAGTGACttattcgagcagagaaggttgagaggagatttgatagaggtgttcaaaatcatgagtggcctagaccgagtagatagagaaaatgttcccattggcgAAAAGGTTGGGAACTAGAGGGCtcagatttacggtgattggcaacATGAAGGAAAActtatttacacagcgagtggttaggatctggaactcacggcctgaaagggtggtggaggcagattcaattatgactttcaaaagggaattggataaatatctgaagaaaaaaaatttgcagggctacagggaaaggatgggggagtgaAACTAGCTGAGAGGCGGCACAGGCTtatcaggccaaatggcctccttctgtgctgtaacctaagATTCTATGATTGAAAATGGTAAAATTAGGAATAAGGTCATTTATTTAAAGCATTATGACCACTTTGTGGTGCTGGGAAACTCAATAAAATCATTTAATTAAAAAGAACTGCTCTTTCCTATGTGTTATAAaatggaggaggggaaagagaagagaaagagaagggAAAATGACTGAAGACATTTTTCTGGTTTATACACAATTAAAAATTGATACCAAGGCCTACGGTTTCAAATTCCACCTAGTATATCTCGTTATGAAAATAAAGGTCATCACCCCTCCCCCAAAATGTACAAGCGATTTAAAATTAGACAAAGTAACTACAGAACAGCAGGATAAGTGTAATCTGGAATTTCACGATTGAATACATTCTTCCAACACAATAAATAACGTGAATTTGTAGATTAAACTATTTATGTTCGGCACACGTTAGCTCGGGAAGCATGCAGTAATCTGGAGATCTACTTGTAGTTCTGATTAAATGTCGAAGTCTGGAATTCTGGAAGTCGAATTGAAACACTTCAGCAGTTTGCCCGCTCCCAGTTTCACAAAATACGGAAATGCTGAACATGTTGCTAATCACAACACAAAAAGTTCCAAAATTGTAGATACCACAAAAATAAACCACAGGGCCGTTTCTCCTTTGTCGATGTGTACGTGAACTGAACATTTCCATCCTGTGACGTTATTTTTTCAAGATCGTCTATTTTTCCATTAAGattttgtcttttttttaaaaatcacgcACTGTGCATTTActagtttcttttttttttaaaaagcatctgATTGGGGCAATCATAATAACGAGCAGATTGGCAAAAACATGTATTTATGAAACTCCGCGTCTTGTCCGGATCCTTATGACGAGCAAGGACAAAACGCGCCTTTCAGTGAATTCTATCAAAACACAACATGGCTTCTGGGTTTCCGCTTCAACTCCTCTGCTCATCCTTGACTTGTTACTACTCATCTTCCTCCCCACAAGATAAAAACAAGCTACACATCTGGACAAATTAGACACGTTATAGTGTACAGAAAAATTGTTGCAACAGTTAAAAGTTGCCATTATGTCGCCCGCTGGTGTTTTCAGTTCTAACTAACTGCAACCGAAAATAAACCTTTCAAATGTATTTTTTGGGGGGAGTGGGGACTCAATTGTTTTCCAAATGTGAAGTTTAAAAAAGTTGTTCAGCTGATTGGTGACAATTAGATGCTTTTAAAGAACAAAAACTAGTAAATGCACGTGGGGATTGGGTGAAAAAAAACAAGATACAAGCAGGGCCAACGCCTTACAGCAAAAACAAACTTAAAACATCGACAATCTACATGTGCACCCCAGCTCCCTGTGATGCTTTGCTGTCTGTCCCCTGGAGGGCGAGGCGTGGCCCTGCAGCCGCTTCTTGAATGGGTCACGCGCGCCATTGTCAAATAAAAATCCAGCCGCGCCGGCCAATCAGGAAGCTCCACTTTGCAACAATCTGAGCGCCCCACCACTCCAGCCAATCGAGGGGGTGCCCGATAAATCACGTGCTCGCACATCCGCAGcgccggaccagaccagacacacTGCTATTGAAAGGTCTTGGACCAATTGCACCACCTTCTACCTCCAAGGCCCAGGGTCTCCTGTCAAGGGCACTGCATACAATTGAGTTAAATATTTACTTCCGCGCGAGTGGAGCTTTACAAttttaccccccgcccccccgtaccATACTGCAGCTCAAATTGGATAGGCAGGCAAAACACGGCAGGGCCTATCCCAATGTCTCATTCTCCATTTCTGCTACCTATGGGGAAAGGCGTACAATCTGTTTAATGTTTCTCTAATCAAGGTTGAGCACTCAACAAGCATTCTCATCCCACTGTTCTGCAGAGCATTACATTTGCACACCCAACCTGCTATGCCACTACATAGCTTTCATTCTACTTGCAGCCAGGTAGACTGCATTTTAACATCTTTTGCAGCCAACGTTAAACAATCAGCACCTTCCAGGGAGATGTTACTTTATTTCCTCAACCCTAGTGTAACAGTAGTGCAGTGTTCGCAGTATATACAGAACACGACTGCTGAAAAATTACTTTGGATTCTTTCAAATGAATTTTTTTATTATGTCTCACGATGACCCGAGTTTGAGGGATTCACTATCAacagtaaatatagaaacatagaaaataggtgcaagagtaggccattcgccccttcgagcctgcaccaccattcaatatgatcatggctgatcatgcaacttcagtaccccattcctgctttctccataccccttgatccctttagccagaagagccacatctaattcccttttgaatatatctaacgaactggcttcaacaactctgtggtagagaattccacaggttcacaattctgagtgaagaagtttctccacatctcggtcctaaatggcttaccccttatccttagactgtaacccctggttctggacttccccaacattaggaacattcttcctgcatctaacctgtccaatcccatcagaacattatatgtttctatgagatcccctctcattcttctaaattccagtgaatacaagcctagtcgatccagtctttgcatgtcagtcctgccatcccaggaatcagtctggtgaaccttcgctgcactccaataggaagaacgtctttcctcagattaagagaccaaacctgtacacaatattcaaggtgtggcatcaccaaggccctgtacaactgcagtaagatcgccctgctcctatactcaaatcctctcgctatgaaggccaacatgcc
This DNA window, taken from Pristiophorus japonicus isolate sPriJap1 unplaced genomic scaffold, sPriJap1.hap1 HAP1_SCAFFOLD_2515, whole genome shotgun sequence, encodes the following:
- the LOC139247027 gene encoding transformer-2 protein homolog alpha-like → MELDGRRIRVDYSITKRPHTPTPGIYMGRPTTSVGSSHYNDSYSDRYDERDCSYRKRSTSPCYSRYRSRSRSYTPRRY